The following are encoded together in the Capsulimonas corticalis genome:
- a CDS encoding acyl-CoA dehydrogenase family protein, giving the protein MTRARELADGVFRPRAQDADQGDIHGQVGENIRLLAEAGYFGLGISAEHGGLGADEETRREYAELMASACGVTAFVQQQLHAGGFVGGAPDEAFRREMLPQFASGKKFCGVAFAHLRRPGPPTVTAERVSGGFLVNGVAPWVTGWSLLDGFSLGAVMADEHLFVYVPKEGNEKALTPGPRIPLAVMNASDTVQVTMTDLFVPERALLSVRPTDALRQSDHCGITGHVYLPLGCARGSIDYLRALAEKRANARLIEVADAFAEEVDRCRAEALAWTGACANLPEYKERALHARASAIVLAVRAAHAAVTATGGSAHLLTQPPQRLLREAIFYTTTAQTQDVQAETLDLLVSPDCWRA; this is encoded by the coding sequence TTGACACGAGCCCGGGAACTGGCCGACGGCGTGTTTCGCCCCCGCGCGCAGGACGCCGACCAGGGCGATATTCACGGTCAGGTCGGCGAAAATATCCGTTTGCTCGCCGAAGCCGGTTACTTCGGTCTCGGGATCTCGGCGGAGCACGGCGGCCTTGGCGCCGACGAAGAAACGCGCCGGGAATACGCCGAGCTGATGGCCAGCGCCTGCGGCGTCACGGCGTTCGTCCAGCAGCAGCTCCATGCCGGCGGATTTGTCGGCGGCGCGCCTGACGAAGCGTTCCGGCGCGAAATGCTCCCACAGTTCGCCTCCGGCAAAAAATTCTGCGGGGTCGCCTTCGCCCACCTGCGCCGCCCCGGTCCGCCCACCGTCACCGCCGAGCGCGTTTCCGGCGGTTTTCTCGTCAACGGCGTCGCCCCCTGGGTTACCGGCTGGTCTCTGCTGGATGGCTTTTCCCTCGGCGCCGTCATGGCCGACGAGCACCTCTTTGTGTACGTCCCCAAAGAAGGCAATGAAAAGGCGCTCACACCCGGCCCGCGCATTCCGCTCGCCGTGATGAACGCCTCGGACACGGTGCAGGTCACGATGACCGACCTGTTTGTCCCCGAACGCGCCCTGCTCAGCGTGCGTCCCACCGACGCGCTTCGCCAGAGCGACCACTGCGGCATCACCGGTCATGTTTATCTTCCGCTCGGCTGCGCGCGCGGCTCGATCGATTACCTGCGCGCCCTCGCTGAAAAGCGTGCGAACGCGCGTCTTATCGAAGTCGCCGACGCCTTTGCTGAAGAAGTTGACCGCTGCCGCGCCGAAGCCCTCGCCTGGACCGGCGCCTGCGCCAACCTCCCCGAATACAAAGAGCGCGCTCTGCACGCTCGCGCCAGCGCCATCGTCCTCGCCGTCCGCGCCGCCCACGCCGCCGTCACCGCCACCGGCGGCAGCGCCCATCTGCTCACCCAGCCGCCCCAGCGGCTGCTCCGCGAAGCGATTTTCTACACCACGACGGCGCAAACTCAAGACGTGCAGGCCGAGACGCTGGATTTACTGGTGTCGCCGGACTGCTGGCGAGCGTAA
- a CDS encoding helix-turn-helix domain-containing protein — protein MSICDLDLSRSPNMAETEEARAASPPVQYATLEESNDFFATHVKTFEWRWRLFFEPLPVIPLLPRPISIGVQSCRDARYRCDGRFRFRENFAYFCYTLGGVGGFRYKDTEYRTTAGQGFLVQISDLNMSYYYPPESDETWSYFVCEFAGEAAMSMMNGLVQHYGPIFTLAPDTAILRRLMALAGPPYAIMHPHPVDASELTIELLLALAASGRAQEKNDAAMDLVKRAMQIIGETDGSELNVEELARRVGVSRERLSRVFRARLDRSPHQVILEQKIHDSCILLKDTTMTVKEISAKIGYSDYTNFIRVFRQVMQTTPNQFRRQGSVVRLGRFGLL, from the coding sequence ATGTCAATTTGTGATCTCGACCTCTCGCGTTCGCCCAATATGGCGGAGACGGAGGAGGCGCGCGCGGCGTCGCCTCCGGTCCAGTATGCGACACTGGAGGAGTCCAACGATTTTTTCGCCACGCATGTGAAGACATTCGAATGGCGCTGGCGTCTCTTCTTCGAACCACTCCCTGTGATCCCGCTGCTGCCGCGCCCGATCAGCATCGGCGTGCAGTCGTGCCGGGACGCCCGGTATCGCTGCGATGGGCGGTTTCGGTTCCGGGAAAACTTCGCCTACTTTTGCTACACGCTCGGCGGCGTCGGCGGCTTCCGATACAAAGACACGGAGTACCGCACCACCGCCGGGCAGGGGTTTCTCGTTCAGATCAGCGATCTGAACATGTCCTATTACTATCCGCCAGAGTCCGACGAGACCTGGAGCTACTTCGTCTGTGAGTTCGCGGGCGAAGCGGCGATGTCCATGATGAACGGCCTTGTGCAGCATTACGGCCCGATCTTTACCTTGGCGCCGGATACGGCGATCCTGCGCCGCTTGATGGCCCTGGCCGGACCGCCGTACGCCATTATGCATCCCCATCCGGTAGACGCTTCCGAGCTGACGATCGAGCTTCTGCTGGCCCTCGCCGCCTCGGGACGCGCGCAGGAGAAAAACGACGCCGCAATGGACCTGGTCAAACGCGCCATGCAGATCATCGGCGAAACGGACGGATCGGAGCTGAATGTCGAGGAGCTGGCCCGCCGCGTCGGCGTCTCTCGGGAGCGGCTGTCGCGGGTCTTCCGGGCGCGTCTCGACCGCTCGCCGCATCAGGTCATTCTGGAGCAGAAGATCCACGATTCGTGCATACTTCTCAAGGATACGACGATGACGGTCAAGGAGATCTCGGCGAAGATCGGATATTCCGACTACACGAACTTTATCCGTGTCTTCCGGCAGGTGATGCAGACTACTCCCAATCAATTTCGGCGTCAGGGCAGCGTGGTGCGTCTCGGACGCTTCGGACTGCTGTAG
- the secD gene encoding protein translocase subunit SecD: MKLQKVWLPLVIVLLIAASIWVMVGTTYDAKLHKRVAAFPVKYGLDIRGGIRTILHAETDKAPKGLYDQATVRHILENRINASGVGEATVQPKGNDQFVIEIPDVKDPDAVLKTLGTTASMQFYYFKEVACKRDPSRPVAMNTTRDPLTGREGYTFTDRRNLPTFRDESQIRGEYKQVLAQGSTARPNAVLTPIPAPLGGIEEKAYLTPDQQSYIEALNRDLSHTFRDGAQIRSEFNSIMGDGSAPRAGAVPATVTPPLVEHDLQVYLTPDQQGRIAMLNREMTAWQTFIADCSPAILQGADILPKSEAHLSGAMGTEPAVSQEFSAKGTQAFADFTRDHTDEYMGIVLDDGVLSAPTINAYIPDGRAEISGGFKNLTEAKALADMLNAGALPVPLEQVQTQTIEASLGKGAVNKSLHAGLIGLAIVVLFMLVWYRLPGVVACIALLIYSLFTLAIFRGGLQWLGIPAVTLTLPGIAGFILSIGMAVDANILIFERMKEELRNGRGLRGAIDAGFSRAFPAIRDSNICTIITSIVLLSMGTPSVRGFALTLLLGVIVSLFSAITVTRTLLYALVEAGFGNSPKLFGVNPNAPVDTKPGYNIVGRRKLFYGISAAIIIPGLFFWLVVHPSGLKKSIEFKGGSQLEVAFDKPATQQEVLNALHSGGVEDPLVQMAEGGKQAIITTEEITTNSDAAKNVDPTTNRDLVEVKLTKALSTIRQTTRLSFDRVKPLISNELTSRAIQAVALASALIVLYLAIAFATGGFAAGLRMGVSAIAALLHDVVLLIGVFAMLGYFLNWKIDSLFVTALLTVIGFSVHDTVVIFDRVRENLRKRQRGEQFEALVNDSILQTFRRSVRTSLTVLMTLGALILFGGESTLLLNVALFIGILSGTYSSIFNAASILVDWENWLAKKGSGVNNATIPTLAAANGATLSSTPTRPAASIAKPADTAEEEDSRLRPKKKRPIRRF, from the coding sequence TTGAAACTGCAGAAGGTCTGGCTGCCGCTGGTCATCGTGTTGCTGATCGCGGCGTCCATTTGGGTCATGGTGGGAACGACATACGACGCGAAGCTACATAAGCGCGTCGCGGCGTTTCCGGTCAAGTACGGTTTGGATATCCGGGGCGGTATCCGGACGATTCTGCACGCCGAGACGGATAAGGCGCCCAAAGGTCTTTACGATCAGGCGACGGTCCGTCATATTCTCGAGAATCGCATCAACGCCTCCGGAGTGGGGGAAGCGACCGTACAGCCCAAGGGGAACGACCAGTTCGTCATCGAGATTCCTGACGTCAAGGATCCCGACGCCGTCTTGAAGACGCTTGGCACCACGGCGTCCATGCAGTTCTATTACTTCAAGGAAGTCGCGTGTAAGCGCGATCCCAGCCGCCCCGTGGCGATGAACACTACGCGCGACCCTCTGACGGGACGTGAAGGATATACGTTTACTGATCGGCGTAACCTGCCGACGTTCCGCGACGAATCTCAGATTCGCGGCGAATACAAACAAGTGCTAGCGCAAGGCTCCACGGCGCGGCCTAACGCGGTACTGACGCCAATACCCGCGCCCCTGGGCGGCATTGAAGAGAAGGCGTATCTTACGCCCGACCAGCAATCGTACATCGAAGCGCTCAATCGCGATCTGTCGCACACATTCCGGGACGGAGCTCAAATTCGCTCCGAATTCAATTCGATCATGGGAGATGGAAGCGCTCCTCGAGCCGGCGCGGTTCCAGCGACAGTGACTCCTCCGCTCGTCGAGCATGACCTGCAAGTTTACCTGACGCCGGATCAGCAAGGCCGCATCGCGATGCTGAATCGCGAAATGACGGCGTGGCAGACGTTTATCGCGGACTGTAGCCCCGCAATCCTTCAAGGCGCCGATATTTTGCCGAAATCCGAAGCGCATCTGAGCGGAGCCATGGGCACCGAGCCAGCTGTGTCGCAGGAATTCAGCGCGAAGGGTACGCAGGCGTTCGCTGACTTCACGCGCGATCATACCGACGAGTACATGGGAATCGTACTGGATGACGGCGTACTCTCGGCTCCGACCATCAACGCGTATATTCCGGACGGCCGCGCGGAAATCAGCGGCGGCTTCAAGAATCTGACCGAAGCGAAGGCGCTCGCCGATATGCTCAACGCCGGCGCGCTGCCGGTGCCGCTGGAGCAGGTGCAGACACAGACCATCGAAGCGAGCCTGGGCAAGGGCGCCGTCAATAAGAGCCTTCACGCCGGCTTGATCGGTCTGGCGATCGTCGTCCTGTTCATGCTGGTATGGTATCGCCTCCCGGGTGTTGTCGCCTGTATCGCGCTGCTCATCTACTCGCTCTTTACTCTGGCGATCTTCCGGGGCGGACTGCAGTGGCTGGGGATCCCGGCGGTAACGCTGACCCTGCCGGGCATCGCGGGCTTTATCCTGTCGATCGGTATGGCGGTTGACGCGAATATTCTGATCTTCGAGCGCATGAAGGAAGAACTTCGCAATGGACGCGGTCTGCGCGGCGCCATCGATGCCGGCTTCAGCCGCGCGTTCCCCGCGATCCGCGACTCGAATATCTGTACGATTATCACATCGATCGTTCTTCTGTCGATGGGAACGCCCAGCGTGCGCGGCTTCGCGCTGACGCTTCTTCTGGGCGTCATCGTCTCGCTGTTCTCGGCGATTACGGTTACTCGAACCTTACTCTATGCGCTCGTGGAGGCCGGCTTCGGCAATAGCCCGAAGCTGTTCGGCGTCAACCCGAACGCTCCCGTCGATACGAAGCCTGGATATAATATCGTTGGCCGCCGCAAGCTGTTTTACGGCATCAGCGCCGCGATCATCATCCCGGGCCTGTTCTTCTGGCTGGTGGTTCACCCGTCGGGCCTGAAGAAGAGCATTGAGTTCAAGGGCGGCTCGCAGCTTGAGGTCGCGTTCGATAAGCCGGCGACGCAGCAGGAAGTCCTCAATGCTTTGCATTCGGGGGGCGTTGAAGACCCGCTGGTCCAGATGGCGGAAGGCGGCAAGCAGGCGATCATTACGACGGAGGAGATCACGACGAACTCGGATGCGGCGAAAAACGTCGATCCGACGACGAACCGAGACCTTGTCGAAGTCAAGCTCACCAAGGCGCTCAGCACGATCCGGCAGACAACGCGTCTCTCGTTCGACCGCGTGAAGCCGCTGATCTCCAACGAACTCACCAGCCGGGCGATCCAGGCGGTGGCGCTGGCGTCCGCGCTGATCGTGCTTTATCTCGCCATTGCGTTCGCGACGGGCGGCTTCGCGGCCGGTCTGCGCATGGGCGTTTCGGCGATCGCGGCGCTGCTGCATGACGTTGTCCTGCTGATCGGCGTATTCGCGATGCTTGGCTACTTCCTGAATTGGAAGATCGACAGCCTCTTTGTGACGGCGCTGCTGACAGTGATCGGTTTCTCGGTCCACGATACGGTCGTTATCTTCGACCGTGTCCGCGAGAACCTGCGCAAGCGTCAGCGCGGCGAGCAGTTCGAGGCGCTGGTCAATGACTCGATCCTTCAGACGTTCCGCCGCTCGGTGCGCACGTCGCTGACGGTTCTGATGACGCTGGGCGCGCTGATCCTGTTCGGCGGCGAATCGACGCTTCTGCTGAACGTGGCGCTGTTCATCGGCATTCTTAGCGGAACGTACTCGTCGATCTTCAACGCCGCGAGCATTCTCGTGGACTGGGAGAACTGGCTGGCGAAGAAGGGCAGCGGCGTCAACAACGCCACGATCCCGACGCTTGCCGCCGCGAACGGCGCGACGCTTTCCAGCACGCCGACCCGCCCGGCCGCGAGCATCGCGAAGCCGGCGGACACTGCGGAAGAAGAGGACTCCCGACTCAGGCCGAAGAAGAAGCGTCCGATACGGCGTTTCTAA
- the recJ gene encoding single-stranded-DNA-specific exonuclease RecJ has translation MPDTLKKIWTQTETDARAEAELVRELCVHPLTARLLVNRGLSDPAKADAFLRPDLSQLHDPFGLPDMDKAAHRIAEALANEETIFIHGDYDVDGVTSTALYVRTLTALGGKIVYRVPHRKLDGYDLKSRAIDHAKEQGATLVITSDCGIQAREAVTYANSLGLTVIVTDHHEPGETLPPAYAVVNPHRHDSTYPFPFLAGVGVAFKTMQAVVRLVRPEHETAYIQKFLDLVACGTVADVMPLQGENRVFASFGLKALARTRKVGLRALLEGARIDTSKPLSAEAVGFGIGPRINAVGRLDDAAIALDLMLTGDPEEALRLVETLNNFNAERQIAQKRILAEAIAQVADRDMDLTKVLVVASPGWNAGVVGIVAGKLVEMFQRPSIVIGVDETETNGKGSARSIPGFDMFKGIQICRDLLDSCGGHEMAAGLSLKMAQFDTFVSTINAHAASVLTDDDFIPRISHDGVIDPGQITISLLDEWEQFAPFGDKNPEPRFSSTGVRVCETRRIGKDLSHLKMRVRTEEMDPMDCVGWGHGGWSDEVGPGESLDLLYSPQINEWNGRRSVQLLIKDIRRAGG, from the coding sequence ATGCCTGACACCCTCAAAAAAATCTGGACCCAGACCGAAACCGACGCGCGCGCCGAGGCCGAGCTGGTGCGCGAACTTTGCGTCCACCCCCTGACCGCCCGCCTTCTGGTCAACCGAGGGCTGAGCGATCCCGCCAAGGCCGACGCCTTTCTCCGCCCCGACCTTTCCCAGCTGCACGACCCCTTCGGTCTGCCCGATATGGACAAAGCCGCGCATCGGATCGCCGAAGCGCTCGCCAATGAAGAAACGATCTTTATTCATGGCGACTACGATGTGGACGGCGTCACCAGCACCGCGCTGTATGTGCGCACGCTGACGGCGCTCGGCGGCAAGATCGTGTACCGCGTGCCGCATCGCAAGCTCGACGGATACGATCTCAAGAGCCGCGCGATCGACCATGCGAAGGAGCAGGGGGCGACGCTCGTCATCACCTCGGACTGCGGCATACAGGCGCGCGAGGCCGTCACTTACGCGAACAGCCTAGGCCTGACGGTCATTGTCACCGATCACCATGAGCCCGGCGAAACGCTGCCGCCGGCTTACGCCGTCGTGAACCCGCATCGGCACGATTCGACCTATCCGTTTCCCTTCCTCGCCGGCGTCGGCGTGGCGTTCAAGACGATGCAGGCCGTGGTTCGCCTGGTGCGCCCGGAGCACGAGACGGCGTACATCCAGAAGTTTTTAGACCTTGTCGCCTGCGGCACTGTGGCCGATGTGATGCCGCTTCAGGGGGAAAACCGCGTCTTTGCCTCCTTCGGCCTGAAGGCGCTGGCGCGCACACGCAAGGTCGGCCTGCGTGCGCTGCTCGAAGGCGCGCGCATCGACACCAGCAAGCCGCTCTCCGCCGAAGCGGTCGGTTTTGGGATCGGGCCCCGCATCAACGCTGTGGGCCGCCTGGACGACGCCGCGATCGCCTTAGACCTGATGCTGACGGGCGATCCGGAAGAGGCGCTGCGTTTGGTGGAGACACTGAACAATTTCAATGCCGAGCGTCAGATCGCGCAAAAGCGCATCTTGGCCGAAGCGATCGCGCAGGTCGCCGACCGTGATATGGACCTGACCAAAGTGCTGGTGGTGGCGTCGCCCGGCTGGAACGCCGGCGTCGTCGGCATCGTCGCCGGCAAGCTGGTCGAGATGTTCCAGCGCCCCTCGATCGTCATCGGCGTCGACGAAACCGAGACCAATGGCAAGGGCTCCGCGCGCTCCATTCCCGGCTTCGATATGTTCAAGGGCATTCAAATCTGCCGCGATCTGCTCGACAGCTGCGGGGGGCACGAGATGGCCGCCGGACTGTCGCTCAAGATGGCGCAGTTCGACACGTTTGTTTCGACGATCAACGCGCACGCCGCCTCGGTGCTGACCGACGACGACTTTATTCCGCGGATCTCGCACGACGGTGTGATCGACCCCGGCCAGATCACGATTTCTTTGCTCGACGAATGGGAGCAGTTCGCGCCGTTCGGCGACAAGAACCCCGAGCCGCGCTTCTCGTCCACGGGCGTTCGCGTCTGCGAAACGCGCCGGATCGGCAAGGATCTGAGCCACCTGAAGATGCGCGTGCGCACCGAGGAAATGGATCCGATGGATTGTGTCGGCTGGGGCCACGGCGGCTGGTCGGATGAAGTTGGCCCCGGCGAGTCGTTAGACCTTCTTTACTCGCCGCAGATCAACGAATGGAACGGCCGACGTAGCGTGCAGCTGCTGATCAAGGATATTCGGCGGGCGGGCGGGTAG
- a CDS encoding mechanosensitive ion channel family protein — MRLIRYFVIVLLGLAWAFAGVAPSAAQIPGFKIPGLPSAVTLGPPALPSNAKPQKPVVALAGRTLFQVTGDDAQKAQDRADLVGLRLDSALRETPTDAAPPAVTMQAAPNDEVAIQVAGKPLVTVSAADAAAKGETVDQVASEWAAMLERRLDQAQRERQPHYLREALIETAQIVGMAILVNLLIWRLARRFLDRPGWAMQSLVWLFAAFVITDLFPLTQPLHSLLGHGVLRPISILIIVSLAAAGLSRLLRLFLRHIFPPLPETLSPGERTERTFRRRATLGSVAVVTGVSVIWAIAAVVALSWIGVNLAALLASAGLIGVAIGLATQDTTKDLVAGVNILIDDRFGVGDVVDIKEFSGTVEVLNLRVTQIRDVKGRLVTFPNRIIDAVANQTLRWAQADVQINVQPDTDLREALKIMESTGNALLEEWPERILAPPTMLGVDAINAGDITLRMLVRTLPGDQSPVTRELRLRLKEAFDAAGIATIAPYTNTRVTLVDARQSAPTEGQAVSENSSNSEELPGQSGNNSHPAAV; from the coding sequence ATGCGCCTCATCCGATACTTCGTCATTGTCCTTCTCGGGCTTGCGTGGGCCTTCGCCGGCGTAGCGCCATCGGCCGCGCAAATTCCCGGATTCAAGATTCCCGGTCTTCCCAGCGCCGTCACGCTTGGTCCGCCGGCGCTGCCTTCGAACGCGAAGCCGCAAAAGCCGGTCGTCGCGCTGGCCGGGCGCACGCTGTTCCAGGTGACGGGCGACGACGCGCAGAAGGCGCAGGACCGCGCCGATCTCGTCGGCCTGCGTCTCGACTCCGCGCTGCGCGAAACGCCCACGGACGCCGCCCCGCCGGCCGTCACCATGCAGGCCGCGCCGAACGACGAGGTGGCGATTCAGGTGGCGGGGAAGCCCCTGGTGACCGTGTCCGCCGCCGACGCCGCCGCGAAGGGCGAGACGGTCGATCAGGTCGCTTCCGAGTGGGCCGCGATGCTCGAGCGCCGTCTGGATCAGGCGCAGCGCGAGCGCCAGCCCCATTACCTGCGCGAGGCGCTGATCGAGACGGCGCAGATCGTCGGCATGGCGATCCTCGTGAACCTGCTGATCTGGCGTCTCGCGCGCCGATTCCTGGATCGTCCGGGCTGGGCCATGCAGTCGCTGGTGTGGCTGTTCGCCGCGTTTGTCATTACCGATCTTTTCCCGCTGACTCAGCCGCTGCATTCCCTGCTGGGGCACGGCGTCCTGCGCCCGATCAGTATTTTGATCATCGTGTCGCTGGCGGCGGCGGGCCTCTCGCGTCTGCTGCGGCTGTTCCTGCGCCATATCTTCCCGCCGCTTCCGGAAACGCTGTCGCCGGGCGAGCGCACCGAGCGGACATTTCGGCGCCGGGCGACTCTGGGCAGCGTCGCGGTCGTCACCGGCGTTTCGGTGATCTGGGCCATCGCCGCCGTGGTGGCGCTGTCATGGATCGGCGTGAACCTGGCGGCCCTGCTGGCGTCCGCCGGATTGATCGGCGTCGCCATCGGTCTCGCCACTCAGGACACGACGAAGGATCTCGTGGCGGGCGTCAACATCTTGATTGACGACCGATTTGGGGTAGGGGACGTTGTGGATATCAAGGAGTTCTCGGGGACGGTCGAAGTGCTGAACCTGCGCGTGACGCAAATTCGGGACGTCAAAGGGCGCCTGGTGACCTTTCCCAACCGGATCATCGACGCCGTGGCGAACCAGACTCTGCGCTGGGCGCAGGCCGATGTCCAGATCAACGTACAGCCGGACACCGATCTGCGCGAAGCCCTCAAGATCATGGAATCCACGGGCAATGCGCTGCTGGAGGAGTGGCCGGAGCGTATTCTCGCCCCGCCGACCATGCTGGGCGTCGACGCCATCAACGCCGGCGACATCACCCTTCGCATGCTCGTTCGCACGCTGCCCGGCGATCAAAGCCCGGTCACGCGCGAGCTTCGCCTGCGTCTCAAGGAAGCCTTTGACGCCGCTGGGATCGCGACCATCGCCCCGTATACGAATACCCGCGTGACGCTGGTCGATGCTCGGCAAAGCGCGCCGACGGAAGGCCAGGCCGTATCGGAAAATTCCTCAAATTCCGAAGAATTGCCGGGACAATCCGGTAACAATTCCCATCCGGCCGCCGTATGA
- a CDS encoding glycosyltransferase: MARILLHTLGSSGDFNPFIALAFALRERGHEPRFAVNPANAAKIRALGLDAVDAGPDMDPESDLMRRMLKASLTEPIDVLFREMLVPAIVPATEGLVELCADADVFVSHPIQLASPAVAYKTGIPWVTATPVTNCYPTEVGPIPSIAWRNPPALVGKLAWKTAHDMLAPIDQLANAQYERLGAPPRKNVVLGGCYSQLLTLCLWSESFFPRPSDWPDFLQMGAYARWDGPAPADAPPLQIPEGDAPLVVFTLGSSVINHANGFWETALESIGAMNCRAVLLGAPSDFVIPSELSARVFALRYAPYHELFPHAQAIVHQGGVGTTQAACYYGVPGLVVPRGFDQFENAAHLQRNGWGLRLLPSNLSPQLLRRRLQRLLDSKDIHERVSELGKRMRAEPGAERSAEILESVLGDITEAAAEPPRALTSVTP; this comes from the coding sequence ATGGCCAGAATTTTGCTGCATACGCTCGGTTCGTCCGGCGACTTCAATCCGTTTATCGCCCTCGCGTTCGCTCTGCGCGAGCGCGGGCACGAGCCCCGATTCGCCGTCAATCCCGCGAACGCCGCGAAGATCCGCGCGCTGGGCCTGGACGCGGTGGACGCAGGACCGGATATGGATCCGGAATCGGACCTCATGCGCCGCATGCTCAAGGCGTCGCTGACGGAGCCGATCGACGTTCTTTTTCGGGAAATGCTGGTTCCCGCGATTGTCCCGGCCACCGAGGGCCTTGTGGAGCTGTGCGCCGACGCCGATGTGTTTGTGTCGCACCCCATTCAATTGGCGTCGCCGGCGGTGGCGTATAAGACGGGGATTCCCTGGGTGACGGCGACCCCCGTGACGAACTGCTATCCTACCGAGGTTGGGCCGATCCCCTCCATCGCGTGGCGCAATCCGCCGGCGCTGGTGGGAAAGCTCGCCTGGAAGACGGCGCACGATATGCTGGCGCCGATCGATCAGCTGGCGAACGCGCAGTACGAGCGCCTCGGGGCGCCGCCGCGCAAGAACGTGGTGCTTGGCGGATGTTATTCGCAGCTCCTAACGCTATGTTTGTGGTCCGAGAGCTTCTTCCCGCGTCCTTCGGATTGGCCCGATTTTCTGCAAATGGGCGCTTACGCGCGCTGGGACGGCCCGGCGCCGGCCGATGCGCCGCCCCTGCAAATCCCGGAGGGCGATGCGCCGCTGGTCGTGTTCACCCTGGGGTCCTCCGTGATCAATCACGCGAACGGCTTCTGGGAGACGGCGCTGGAATCGATCGGCGCGATGAACTGCCGCGCCGTTCTGCTCGGAGCGCCGTCCGATTTCGTCATTCCCTCGGAGTTAAGCGCGCGTGTCTTCGCGCTTCGGTATGCGCCGTATCACGAACTCTTTCCGCACGCACAGGCGATCGTGCATCAGGGCGGGGTGGGGACGACTCAGGCGGCGTGCTATTACGGCGTGCCGGGGCTTGTGGTGCCGCGCGGTTTCGATCAATTTGAGAACGCGGCGCACTTGCAGCGCAACGGGTGGGGGCTGCGTTTGCTGCCGTCGAATCTGTCGCCGCAGCTGCTGCGCCGCCGCCTCCAGCGACTGCTGGATTCGAAGGATATCCATGAACGCGTGAGCGAGCTTGGGAAGCGCATGCGGGCGGAGCCGGGGGCCGAACGGAGCGCGGAAATTCTGGAAAGCGTGCTGGGCGACATTACGGAGGCCGCGGCGGAGCCGCCGCGCGCCTTGACATCGGTCACCCCGTAA